One Deinococcus reticulitermitis genomic region harbors:
- the glcF gene encoding glycolate oxidase subunit GlcF, translated as MNHDIPVLALGPQGEVMAHAVDACVHCGFCLPACPTYALLGDEMDSPRGRIVLMKEVLEGGLDLEDAAPHLDRCLGCQGCVTACPSGVPYGELITSFRGWSEPQRARTPLDRAKRYAILKALPAPKLFSVAARAGQFAKPLAPALPAALRAPLDLLPEQVPAMQPLPTLTPAKGKRRGRVALLAGCAQQALAPNFNAATLRVLARNGIEVVIPEGQGCCGAAALHTGARDEALRLVRANLRAFNPDDYDAILSNAAGCGAGLKEYPVVLHGLPEEAQARQFSARVRDISEYLAELLRDGELMPFLPTRRPLRVAYHDACHLAHAQGVKAAPRELLRAIPGVTVTEIPEGDLCCGSAGTYNLEQPELAGQLGERKAGHILSTAPDLIASGNIGCHTQIQSHVRRAGSRVPVLHTVEVLDLAYRGEL; from the coding sequence ATGAACCACGACATCCCCGTTCTCGCCCTCGGCCCGCAGGGGGAGGTGATGGCCCACGCCGTAGACGCCTGCGTCCACTGCGGCTTCTGCCTGCCGGCGTGCCCGACCTATGCGCTCCTCGGCGACGAGATGGACTCGCCGCGCGGGCGCATCGTGCTGATGAAGGAGGTGCTCGAAGGGGGGCTCGACCTGGAGGACGCCGCGCCGCACCTCGACCGCTGCCTGGGGTGTCAGGGCTGCGTGACCGCCTGCCCGAGCGGGGTGCCCTACGGCGAGCTGATCACCTCTTTTCGCGGCTGGAGCGAGCCGCAGCGGGCCAGGACGCCGCTCGACCGGGCCAAACGGTACGCGATTCTCAAGGCCCTCCCCGCACCCAAGCTGTTTAGCGTTGCCGCCCGCGCCGGGCAGTTCGCCAAGCCGCTCGCCCCGGCGTTGCCCGCCGCGCTGCGTGCTCCGCTCGACCTCCTGCCCGAGCAGGTCCCGGCGATGCAGCCGCTGCCCACGCTGACTCCGGCGAAAGGCAAGCGCCGGGGCCGGGTGGCCCTGCTCGCCGGGTGCGCGCAGCAGGCGCTCGCGCCCAATTTCAACGCGGCGACCCTGCGGGTGCTCGCCCGCAACGGCATCGAAGTCGTGATCCCCGAAGGCCAGGGCTGCTGCGGCGCGGCGGCGCTGCACACCGGGGCGCGGGACGAGGCGCTCAGGCTCGTGCGCGCCAATCTCCGTGCGTTTAACCCCGACGACTACGACGCCATCCTCTCCAACGCGGCGGGCTGCGGTGCAGGGCTCAAGGAATACCCCGTCGTGCTGCATGGCCTCCCCGAAGAGGCGCAGGCGCGGCAGTTCTCGGCCAGGGTGCGCGATATCAGCGAATACCTCGCCGAACTCCTGCGGGACGGCGAGCTGATGCCCTTCCTGCCGACGCGCCGGCCCCTGCGCGTCGCCTACCACGATGCCTGCCACCTCGCCCACGCGCAGGGCGTCAAGGCGGCGCCGCGCGAGCTGCTGCGGGCGATTCCGGGCGTCACGGTCACCGAGATTCCCGAAGGTGACCTGTGCTGCGGCTCGGCGGGGACGTACAACCTGGAGCAGCCGGAACTCGCGGGTCAGCTCGGGGAGCGCAAGGCGGGCCACATCCTCTCCACCGCGCCCGACCTGATCGCCAGCGGCAACATCGGCTGCCACACCCAGATTCAGAGCCATGTGCGCCGAGCGGGGAGCCGGGTGCCGGTGCTGCACACGGTGGAAGTGCTCGATCTGGCGTACCGGGGGGAGCTGTGA
- a CDS encoding (Fe-S)-binding protein, producing MHIDLFLTCVNDALFPATGQATVRLLERLGHTVGFNPAQTCCGQMHLNTGYRDDALDLVRKFVRDFKDSEVVVMPSGSCAAMVRELYAEAARWAGDDELLKDVEDLAPRVFELSEFLVNKLGVTDVGAYYPHRVTYHPTCHAMRALRVGDAPLQLLRNVRGMTLVELEGANECCGFGGTFAVKNPDVSAAMLTDKARHIIDTGAEACTAGDNSCLLHIGGGLHRLRSGARTVHLAEILASTEQEVFI from the coding sequence ATGCACATCGATCTGTTCTTAACCTGCGTCAACGACGCCCTCTTTCCCGCCACCGGACAGGCGACCGTGCGGCTGCTCGAACGCCTGGGCCACACGGTCGGCTTTAACCCGGCCCAGACCTGCTGCGGGCAGATGCACCTGAACACCGGCTACCGGGACGACGCCCTCGATCTCGTCCGCAAGTTCGTGCGCGACTTCAAAGACTCGGAGGTCGTGGTCATGCCCAGCGGTTCCTGCGCCGCGATGGTGCGCGAGCTGTACGCCGAGGCCGCACGCTGGGCCGGCGACGACGAACTGCTGAAGGACGTGGAGGACCTCGCCCCGCGCGTCTTCGAGCTGTCCGAGTTCCTGGTGAACAAACTCGGTGTCACCGACGTGGGCGCGTACTACCCGCACCGGGTCACCTACCACCCCACCTGCCACGCCATGCGCGCGCTGCGGGTGGGCGACGCGCCGCTGCAACTCCTTCGGAACGTGCGCGGCATGACGCTGGTGGAGCTGGAAGGCGCCAATGAATGCTGCGGCTTTGGCGGCACCTTCGCGGTGAAGAATCCCGACGTGAGCGCCGCAATGCTGACCGACAAGGCGCGGCACATCATCGACACCGGCGCGGAGGCCTGCACCGCCGGGGACAACTCCTGTCTGCTGCACATCGGCGGCGGTCTGCACCGCCTCAGGAGCGGCGCCCGCACCGTCCACCTCGCCGAGATCCTGGCGAGCACCGAACAGGAGGTGTTCATATGA
- a CDS encoding IS6 family transposase — MTDRKPYRHRFPLSVIGYALRLYHRFPLSQRDVQELLHERGVQVSHETLRQWNIKFAPLLTEELRHREPRQGSRWFLDEVCVKVGGVRHWLWRAVDENGDVLDILLQEHRDTQAARSFFVRLVGEYDVPEVIHTDKLWSYGAALRELPVLHSVEHVQVVSTARCNNLIEQSHRATRQQERAQLGFKRRQRTQEFLALHARTSNLHRHTRTTRPAPLRRAHQTAALRLWHEAMQRVA, encoded by the coding sequence GTGACTGACCGCAAGCCCTACCGCCACCGTTTTCCCCTCAGCGTCATCGGCTATGCCCTCCGGCTTTACCACCGCTTCCCGCTCAGCCAGCGGGACGTTCAGGAACTGCTCCACGAACGCGGCGTCCAGGTCAGTCATGAAACCCTGCGACAGTGGAACATCAAGTTCGCGCCGCTCCTGACCGAGGAACTGCGCCACCGAGAACCCCGCCAGGGTTCTCGGTGGTTTCTGGACGAGGTGTGCGTCAAGGTCGGTGGGGTGAGGCACTGGTTGTGGCGAGCGGTCGACGAAAACGGGGACGTGCTGGACATTCTCCTTCAGGAACACCGAGACACCCAGGCGGCCAGGTCCTTTTTTGTCCGCCTCGTGGGGGAATACGACGTGCCGGAGGTGATCCATACCGACAAGCTGTGGAGCTACGGAGCGGCTCTGCGGGAACTTCCTGTGCTCCACAGCGTGGAGCACGTCCAGGTCGTGTCCACGGCCCGCTGCAACAATCTGATCGAACAGTCGCACCGGGCCACACGGCAACAGGAACGCGCTCAACTTGGGTTCAAGCGACGACAGCGAACGCAGGAATTCCTCGCCCTCCACGCCCGAACCTCGAATCTTCACCGGCACACCCGCACGACACGTCCTGCCCCCCTCAGACGAGCCCACCAGACCGCAGCCCTGCGACTCTGGCACGAAGCCATGCAGCGGGTCGCTTGA
- a CDS encoding LutC/YkgG family protein — MTAGNRPFPSTAEAKLEMLTLINRAIAGAEQQPLPPYPVSAPLSPAEVLHQFEDRILDYKAAFTRVPAGEVARAIGAALGGARRVVVPPGLTPEWLPGGLDMLRDDPPLSHADLDRAEAVVTGCAVAVSETGTIILDHGPDQGRRALSLIPDLHVCLVREEQVVQTVRQAVGAVASGVRAGRPLTWLSGGSATSDIELVRVEGVHGPRRLHVIVVGT; from the coding sequence ATGACCGCCGGGAACCGCCCCTTTCCCTCCACCGCCGAAGCCAAACTGGAGATGCTGACCCTCATCAACCGGGCCATCGCAGGAGCAGAGCAACAGCCCCTGCCCCCCTACCCGGTGTCTGCGCCGCTCTCCCCTGCGGAGGTGCTGCACCAGTTCGAGGACCGCATTCTGGACTACAAGGCGGCCTTCACCCGTGTCCCAGCGGGCGAGGTGGCACGGGCCATCGGGGCAGCCCTGGGCGGGGCGCGGCGGGTGGTCGTGCCGCCCGGCCTCACCCCGGAGTGGCTGCCCGGTGGGCTGGACATGCTGCGCGACGACCCGCCCTTATCACACGCCGACCTCGACCGGGCGGAGGCGGTGGTCACGGGCTGCGCGGTCGCGGTGAGCGAGACAGGCACCATCATCCTCGACCACGGCCCCGACCAGGGCCGCCGGGCGCTCTCGCTGATTCCCGACCTGCACGTGTGTCTGGTGCGCGAGGAACAGGTCGTACAGACGGTTCGGCAGGCCGTGGGCGCGGTGGCCTCCGGCGTGCGCGCGGGCCGCCCCCTGACCTGGCTGTCGGGCGGCAGCGCGACCAGCGACATCGAACTCGTGCGGGTCGAGGGCGTTCACGGGCCGCGCCGCTTGCACGTGATCGTGGTGGGGACATAA
- a CDS encoding lactate utilization protein B, whose translation MSDHGGLHPAQPFPAAAREQVVKAQLRANLRKVTTTIRAKRANVVEELPHWEQLRTLGAATKDASLVNLSDRLLQLEQSVRARGGQVHWARDAKEARDLVARIAQAHGVDELIKVKSITSDEIELNRALEERGIHAVETDLAELIVQLSNDRPSHILVPAIHRNRAEIQALFNAELPGEGALSDNPAELAGAARRYLRHKFLTTKMAVSGVNFAVAETGTVCVVESEGNGRMCVTLPEVLVSIMGIEKVLEKVEDISVFMELLPRSSTAERMNPYNSFWTGVTPGDGPQEFHLILLDNGRTNVLADEFGRQTLRCIRCSACLNVCPVYERAGGHAYGSVYPGPIGAILTPQLLGMHDKNANTLPGASSLCGACYDVCPVKINIPQVLIYLRTEANLQKGLTAEALAMKGMKFVMSEGWRFEGALKLARVGQGPLVRGDAIPSLPGMLGGWTQSRDLRPFPKEGFRDWWKGRSQGTGPADVNAAPPETVQKAEDGPNSPQKDEGSKFTADPSREETL comes from the coding sequence ATGAGCGATCACGGAGGCCTGCATCCCGCCCAGCCCTTCCCCGCCGCCGCGCGTGAGCAGGTGGTCAAGGCTCAACTGCGGGCCAACCTGCGCAAGGTCACCACCACCATCCGCGCCAAGCGGGCGAACGTGGTCGAGGAACTGCCGCACTGGGAACAGTTGCGGACGCTGGGGGCGGCGACGAAGGACGCCTCGCTCGTCAATCTCTCCGACCGCCTGCTGCAACTCGAACAGAGCGTCCGGGCGCGGGGCGGGCAGGTCCACTGGGCGCGGGACGCGAAGGAAGCGCGCGATCTCGTGGCGCGCATCGCGCAGGCGCACGGGGTGGACGAGCTGATCAAGGTGAAGTCCATCACCTCCGACGAGATCGAGCTGAACCGGGCGTTGGAGGAACGTGGCATCCACGCCGTCGAGACCGACCTCGCCGAACTCATCGTGCAGCTCTCGAACGACCGGCCCAGCCACATCCTCGTGCCGGCCATCCACCGCAACCGGGCGGAGATTCAGGCGCTGTTCAACGCGGAGCTGCCCGGCGAGGGCGCGCTGTCGGACAACCCCGCCGAACTCGCTGGCGCGGCGCGGCGCTACCTGCGCCACAAGTTCCTGACGACGAAGATGGCCGTCTCCGGCGTGAATTTCGCGGTCGCCGAGACCGGGACCGTGTGCGTCGTGGAGTCCGAAGGCAACGGGCGCATGTGCGTCACGCTGCCCGAGGTGCTCGTCAGCATCATGGGCATCGAGAAGGTGCTGGAGAAGGTCGAGGACATCAGTGTCTTCATGGAGCTGCTGCCCCGCTCCAGCACCGCCGAGCGCATGAACCCCTACAACTCCTTCTGGACGGGCGTGACCCCCGGTGACGGCCCGCAGGAGTTCCACCTGATCCTGCTCGACAACGGGCGCACCAACGTCCTCGCCGACGAGTTCGGGCGGCAGACCCTGCGCTGCATCCGCTGCTCGGCGTGCCTGAACGTCTGCCCGGTGTACGAGCGTGCGGGCGGGCACGCCTACGGCAGCGTCTACCCCGGCCCCATCGGCGCGATCCTGACCCCGCAACTGCTGGGGATGCACGACAAGAACGCGAACACGCTTCCCGGGGCGTCGAGCCTGTGCGGCGCGTGCTACGACGTGTGTCCGGTGAAGATCAACATTCCGCAGGTGCTGATCTACCTGCGCACCGAGGCGAACCTGCAAAAGGGCCTCACCGCCGAGGCGCTCGCCATGAAAGGCATGAAGTTCGTGATGTCGGAAGGCTGGCGCTTCGAGGGGGCACTCAAGCTCGCCCGCGTGGGCCAGGGGCCGCTGGTGCGCGGGGACGCGATTCCCTCGCTGCCGGGGATGCTCGGCGGCTGGACCCAGAGCCGTGACCTGCGGCCCTTCCCGAAAGAGGGCTTCCGCGACTGGTGGAAGGGCCGCAGTCAGGGCACAGGGCCAGCGGACGTGAACGCCGCCCCGCCCGAGACCGTGCAGAAGGCCGAGGACGGCCCCAACTCGCCGCAGAAGGACGAGGGGAGCAAGTTCACCGCCGACCCGTCCAGGGAGGAAACGCTATGA
- a CDS encoding lactate permease LctP family transporter, which yields MEQAASVWTQNYAPIGGSLWLSTLVALIPVIFFFVALVGLRLKGYVAGAITVLLAFLVAVLGYGMPFAKAVWATLFGFGYGLWPIAWIIIAAVFLYKVAVKTGQFEVIRQSVLSITEDQRLLVVLIGFCFGAFLEGAAGFGAPVAITAALLVGLGLNPLYAAGLCLIANTAPVAFGALGIPITVAGNLTNIPPFTIGQIAGRQLPLLALSVPFFMVYLMDSGKGGMKAGMKGVRDLWPALLVAGLSFAVTQYLTSNFIGPELPDITSALVSLVATATFLKFWKPREIQPIPAPQTVGAAYRPVQTANMTAGSVFKAWSPFLLLTLFVVIWSLPGFKALFDLKAPGPLAWTVSHWDVPTLNNQVLKVAPIVAEPTPYAASYKLDWLSATGTSIFLAALVSMAVLGMKAREGVQTFVETLKELFYPVLTIMFVLGFAYIANYSGQSATMALALAQTGQLFPLFSPMLGWLGVFLTGSDTSSNALFSNLQQVTAQQVGMNPALAVAANTTGGVTGKMISPQSIAVACAAVGLVGRESELLRFTVKKSLGFLAIIMVITYLQAYVVPGMIPQP from the coding sequence ATGGAACAAGCGGCGTCGGTCTGGACCCAGAATTATGCGCCCATCGGCGGGAGCCTGTGGCTTTCCACCCTGGTCGCGCTGATTCCGGTCATCTTCTTTTTCGTCGCCCTGGTGGGGCTGCGCCTCAAGGGGTACGTGGCCGGGGCCATCACGGTCCTGCTGGCCTTTCTGGTGGCGGTGCTCGGCTACGGGATGCCCTTCGCCAAGGCAGTCTGGGCCACGCTGTTCGGCTTCGGCTACGGGCTGTGGCCGATTGCCTGGATCATCATCGCCGCCGTGTTTCTGTATAAGGTCGCGGTCAAGACCGGGCAGTTCGAGGTGATCCGGCAGTCGGTCCTGAGCATCACCGAGGATCAGCGCCTGCTGGTGGTGCTGATTGGCTTTTGCTTCGGCGCGTTTCTGGAAGGGGCCGCTGGCTTCGGGGCGCCGGTCGCCATCACGGCGGCGCTGCTGGTGGGCCTGGGGCTGAACCCGCTGTACGCCGCCGGGCTGTGCCTGATCGCCAACACCGCGCCCGTGGCCTTTGGGGCGCTGGGCATTCCAATCACGGTCGCGGGCAACCTCACCAACATCCCGCCGTTCACCATCGGCCAGATCGCCGGGCGTCAGCTCCCGCTGCTGGCGCTGTCCGTCCCGTTCTTCATGGTCTACCTGATGGACTCGGGCAAGGGCGGCATGAAAGCCGGGATGAAGGGCGTGCGTGACCTGTGGCCCGCGCTGCTGGTCGCCGGGCTGTCCTTTGCGGTCACGCAGTACCTCACCTCCAACTTCATCGGGCCGGAACTGCCCGACATCACCTCGGCACTCGTCAGCCTGGTCGCCACCGCCACCTTCCTGAAGTTCTGGAAACCGCGGGAAATCCAGCCTATCCCCGCGCCGCAGACGGTGGGGGCGGCCTACCGGCCTGTCCAGACGGCCAACATGACCGCTGGAAGCGTCTTCAAGGCGTGGTCGCCCTTCCTGCTGCTCACGCTGTTTGTGGTGATCTGGAGCCTGCCCGGCTTTAAAGCCCTGTTCGACCTCAAGGCTCCCGGCCCGCTCGCCTGGACGGTGTCACACTGGGACGTGCCCACCCTCAACAACCAGGTGTTGAAGGTGGCGCCCATCGTCGCCGAGCCGACCCCCTACGCCGCGAGTTACAAGCTCGACTGGCTCTCGGCCACCGGCACCAGCATCTTCCTGGCGGCACTCGTCAGCATGGCCGTGCTCGGCATGAAGGCCCGTGAAGGTGTGCAGACCTTCGTAGAAACCCTCAAGGAACTGTTCTACCCGGTCCTGACCATCATGTTCGTGCTGGGCTTCGCGTATATCGCCAACTACTCCGGCCAGAGCGCCACGATGGCCCTGGCGCTCGCGCAGACCGGGCAGCTCTTCCCGCTGTTCTCGCCGATGCTGGGCTGGCTGGGCGTGTTCCTGACCGGCTCGGACACCTCCTCCAACGCGCTGTTCAGCAATCTTCAGCAGGTGACCGCGCAACAGGTGGGCATGAACCCGGCGCTGGCCGTCGCCGCCAACACCACCGGGGGCGTGACCGGCAAGATGATTTCCCCGCAGAGCATCGCCGTCGCCTGCGCCGCCGTGGGCCTGGTGGGCCGCGAGAGCGAGCTGCTGCGCTTTACCGTGAAAAAAAGCCTGGGCTTCCTCGCTATCATCATGGTCATCACTTACCTCCAGGCCTACGTCGTGCCGGGGATGATTCCCCAGCCGTAA
- a CDS encoding pyruvate, water dikinase regulatory protein — translation MPRPVLIVSDHTGLTAENIARALLTHFRGQTFRYLRRPFTADVEAARSVVAEVEALVAGGERPLIFTTVTFPEVLTELQRAPAQVLDLLTENVRRLEAELDEPAQLTAGGHHDMQDSEAYLSRMEALDFALATDDGVGDRQYDHSDVILVGVSRAGKTPTSLFLALQHGIRASNYPLAEDDFESEELPRPLEKYRPKLFGLTIDPRRLHEIRTQRRPNSRYASIEQCEYEVRRAERLFGRMGIPLKETTSASVEEIAAGVLQLLRRSGRMG, via the coding sequence ATGCCCCGCCCTGTCCTGATCGTCTCGGACCACACCGGACTGACCGCCGAGAACATCGCCCGCGCGCTGCTCACGCATTTTCGCGGTCAGACGTTTCGCTACCTGCGCCGGCCCTTCACAGCGGACGTGGAGGCCGCGCGCAGCGTGGTGGCCGAGGTGGAAGCCCTGGTGGCGGGGGGTGAGCGCCCCCTGATCTTCACCACCGTCACCTTCCCCGAGGTGCTCACCGAGCTTCAGCGCGCGCCGGCGCAGGTGCTCGACCTGCTCACCGAGAACGTGCGGCGGCTGGAAGCCGAACTCGACGAACCGGCGCAGCTCACCGCCGGCGGGCACCACGATATGCAGGACTCCGAAGCGTACCTCAGCCGCATGGAGGCGCTCGACTTTGCCCTCGCCACCGACGACGGGGTGGGCGACCGGCAGTACGACCACTCCGACGTGATTCTGGTGGGCGTCTCGCGCGCCGGGAAAACGCCGACCAGCCTCTTCCTCGCCCTTCAGCACGGTATCCGCGCGAGTAACTACCCGCTTGCGGAGGACGACTTTGAAAGCGAGGAGCTGCCGCGCCCGCTCGAAAAGTACCGCCCCAAACTGTTCGGCCTCACCATCGACCCCCGGCGGCTGCACGAGATCCGCACCCAGCGCCGCCCGAACAGCCGCTACGCGAGCATCGAGCAGTGCGAGTACGAGGTGCGCCGGGCCGAGCGCCTCTTCGGGCGGATGGGCATTCCCCTCAAGGAAACGACGAGCGCGAGCGTCGAGGAGATCGCGGCGGGCGTGCTGCAACTGCTGCGGCGGTCAGGGCGGATGGGGTGA
- a CDS encoding DUF5639 domain-containing protein: MPILDLSPGDQTMTVTGDTPLLAVWAALPAGLYPPFPPVELPGGVGGLVARGGFGQNFFFGAEVLGITFRSPSGRVIKAGGRTVKNVQGYDLTRPFVGSFGVLGEALEVHLRLRPGVSARHVALPGHLSDLAVPLARFVWEVEGETHLLHFGHAREVERALGGLPGAREVTGAADLTPYFPGGVGVGEGGPVRDRRGGWVDGGARPEVPALFARLAASL; encoded by the coding sequence ATGCCCATCCTTGACCTCTCGCCCGGCGACCAGACGATGACGGTCACGGGCGACACGCCGCTGCTGGCGGTCTGGGCGGCGCTTCCCGCCGGTCTCTACCCGCCCTTCCCGCCGGTGGAGCTGCCGGGCGGCGTCGGCGGCTTGGTGGCGCGCGGGGGCTTCGGGCAGAACTTCTTTTTCGGGGCAGAGGTGCTCGGCATCACCTTCCGCTCGCCGTCTGGACGCGTCATCAAAGCCGGCGGGCGCACCGTGAAGAACGTGCAGGGCTACGACCTCACGCGGCCTTTCGTCGGCTCCTTCGGGGTGCTCGGGGAGGCGCTCGAAGTGCACCTGCGCCTGCGTCCTGGCGTGAGCGCGCGCCACGTGGCCTTGCCGGGCCACCTGAGCGACCTTGCGGTGCCCTTAGCCCGCTTCGTCTGGGAGGTGGAGGGCGAAACCCACCTGCTGCATTTCGGCCACGCGCGCGAGGTGGAGCGGGCGCTGGGAGGGCTGCCGGGGGCGCGCGAGGTGACGGGCGCTGCCGACCTCACTCCGTATTTCCCAGGCGGCGTCGGCGTGGGGGAGGGTGGCCCGGTCCGCGACCGGCGCGGCGGCTGGGTGGACGGCGGCGCGCGGCCCGAGGTTCCGGCGCTGTTCGCGCGGCTGGCGGCGAGTTTGTAG
- a CDS encoding FAD-binding oxidoreductase gives MTPEKLALTTNSRARKPRSVGVAGHPLAAELLARLGPKKVLHRLSERLNYRYDAIQFGVTPLCVVLPESTEDVVTAVKVARGAGVPIIGRGAASGLSGGVTPLQESLVISFTRMTRLEVFPQRREAVAQPGVVTLQVSEAAKPHGLIYPPDPASFRTSTIGGNLGENAGGPLCFKYGVSGDYVRALEFVDAEGEVHRLTREAYDLAGLLIGSEGTLGLITEATLRLTPPPRYARTLMAHFAEVGQAAEAVSAAIAAGAVPAKLEFMDRACVGAVEDYLHLGLPREAEAVLLIDTDGDDLDTVEEERALVERACLGAGGVVRRAQSEAEGEALWRARRSISPALGRIRPQRMNEDIVVPRSVLAEVVREIRALGDASGLHLVQFGHIGDGNLHPNILFDPRTESVGAVHDLAHEIALVAIRHGGVLSGEHGIGTMKRDFMRDAVDPVTLQALRDVKRALDPAGALNPGKILPPEEESSHAHP, from the coding sequence GTGACTCCCGAAAAACTCGCCCTCACCACCAATTCCCGTGCCCGCAAGCCGCGCTCGGTGGGCGTGGCGGGCCACCCCCTCGCCGCCGAACTGCTCGCCCGGCTCGGGCCGAAAAAGGTGCTGCACCGCCTCTCCGAGCGCCTGAACTACCGCTACGACGCCATCCAGTTCGGGGTGACGCCGCTGTGCGTGGTGCTGCCCGAAAGCACGGAAGATGTGGTGACGGCGGTGAAAGTCGCGCGGGGGGCGGGCGTGCCGATCATCGGACGCGGGGCGGCGAGCGGCCTGAGCGGGGGCGTCACGCCCCTCCAGGAATCGCTGGTGATCTCGTTTACCCGCATGACGCGGCTAGAAGTGTTTCCGCAGCGGCGCGAGGCGGTGGCGCAACCCGGCGTGGTGACGCTCCAGGTCAGTGAGGCGGCCAAACCCCACGGCCTGATCTACCCGCCCGACCCGGCCTCCTTCCGCACGAGCACCATCGGCGGCAATCTCGGCGAGAACGCGGGCGGGCCGCTGTGCTTCAAGTACGGGGTGAGCGGCGATTATGTGCGGGCGCTCGAATTTGTCGATGCCGAGGGCGAGGTGCACCGCCTGACGCGGGAGGCCTATGACCTCGCGGGGCTGCTGATCGGCTCGGAAGGCACCCTCGGGCTGATCACCGAGGCCACGCTGCGCCTGACGCCGCCGCCCAGATACGCCCGCACGCTGATGGCGCATTTCGCCGAAGTCGGGCAGGCCGCCGAGGCCGTGAGCGCCGCCATCGCCGCCGGAGCGGTGCCGGCCAAGCTCGAATTCATGGACCGGGCCTGCGTGGGCGCGGTGGAGGACTACCTGCACCTCGGGCTGCCGCGCGAGGCCGAGGCCGTGCTGCTGATCGACACCGACGGCGACGACCTGGACACGGTGGAAGAGGAACGCGCCCTCGTCGAGCGGGCCTGCCTGGGCGCGGGCGGGGTGGTGAGGCGCGCCCAGAGCGAGGCCGAGGGCGAGGCGCTGTGGCGGGCGCGGCGCTCGATCAGCCCGGCGCTGGGCCGCATTCGCCCGCAGCGCATGAACGAGGACATCGTGGTGCCGCGCAGCGTGCTCGCGGAGGTGGTGCGCGAGATTCGGGCGCTCGGTGACGCCTCAGGCCTGCACCTCGTGCAGTTCGGGCACATCGGGGACGGCAACCTGCACCCCAACATCCTCTTCGACCCGCGCACCGAATCGGTAGGGGCGGTCCACGACCTCGCCCACGAAATCGCCCTCGTCGCCATCCGGCACGGCGGCGTCCTGAGCGGCGAGCACGGCATCGGCACCATGAAACGCGACTTCATGCGCGACGCGGTGGACCCCGTGACGCTTCAGGCCCTGCGCGACGTGAAGCGCGCGCTCGATCCCGCCGGAGCGCTCAACCCGGGCAAGATCCTGCCGCCGGAGGAGGAGAGCAGCCATGCCCATCCTTGA
- a CDS encoding FadR/GntR family transcriptional regulator, translated as MPARTPPAIRPLQKRPSIGADIAARLQGMINDGTFKPGDRLPGQRELAQQFGTSLAGVREAISVLTAAGLVDARPGRGTVVSSVGRAAPTFDGWLGAVGDEQEFEELMQARRMLEAFSISQATALATPAQVARLREAVGAMGAQMQNPDAYAEADMHFHLLLAEVAGNRVVTRLMRAIQRPMMEQLRRSIAHLKASGQLEENLATHGRIVDGIERRDLEAAQRGFDDMLAISLAFGARGQG; from the coding sequence ATGCCAGCCCGCACGCCGCCTGCCATCCGCCCCCTGCAAAAGCGCCCCTCCATCGGCGCCGACATTGCCGCGCGGTTGCAGGGGATGATCAACGACGGCACCTTCAAGCCGGGGGACCGTCTGCCGGGGCAACGTGAGCTGGCTCAGCAGTTCGGGACCAGCCTGGCCGGGGTACGCGAGGCGATCAGCGTCCTCACGGCGGCGGGGCTGGTTGATGCCCGTCCGGGGCGCGGCACGGTGGTGAGCAGCGTGGGGAGGGCGGCCCCCACCTTTGACGGCTGGCTGGGCGCGGTGGGCGACGAGCAGGAATTTGAGGAGTTGATGCAGGCCCGCCGGATGCTCGAAGCCTTCAGCATCTCACAGGCCACGGCCCTTGCCACGCCCGCCCAGGTGGCGCGGCTGCGGGAGGCGGTAGGGGCGATGGGTGCCCAGATGCAGAACCCAGACGCCTACGCCGAGGCCGACATGCACTTTCATCTGCTGCTCGCTGAGGTGGCCGGGAACCGGGTGGTGACCCGGCTGATGCGGGCGATTCAGCGGCCCATGATGGAGCAACTGCGCCGCAGCATCGCCCATCTCAAGGCCAGCGGGCAACTGGAAGAGAACCTCGCCACCCACGGGCGCATCGTGGACGGTATCGAGCGCCGCGACCTGGAAGCCGCCCAGCGCGGGTTCGACGACATGCTGGCGATTTCGCTGGCCTTCGGGGCCAGGGGACAGGGCTGA